Proteins from a genomic interval of Drosophila melanogaster chromosome 2R:
- the CG30094 gene encoding uncharacterized protein: MADDPNKPSTSSKTEDAPLFPPAKPGKRVDYGTNNTLELLERIPSQVVDLKLDDVLTAVKEVDNLCDYPRCKTKTSLMGQDCQHCKKRFCFKHGLPEVHGCGEEIKRDERKKFLHPKPAKTIRQEEDVKNAKKRLDAKLKEMQLGRTQKATGGGSKKKNGK, translated from the exons ATGGCAG ACGATCCAAACAAGCCCTCTACCTCGTCGAAAACTGAAGATGCTCCGCTGTTCCCGCCCGCAAAACCAGGAAAAAGAGTTGACTATGGGACAAACAACACATTGGAGCTACTGGAGCGGATTCCCAGCCAGGTGGTGGATCTCAAGCTGGACGATGTGCTGACAGCCGTCAAGGAAGTGGATAACCTCTGCGACTATCCGCGCTGCAAGACCAAAACCAGCCTGATGGGCCAAGACTGCCAGCATTGCAAGAAGAGATTCTGCTTCAAGCACGGACTGCCAGAGGTGCACGGGTGTGGCGAGGAGATCAAGCGGGACGAGCGCAAGAAGTTTCTGCACCCGAAGCCGGCGAAAACCATCAGGCAGGAGGAGGATGTGAAGAATGCAAAAAAGCGTCTGGATGCTAAGTTAAAGGAAATGCAGTTGGGGCGCACTCAAAAAGCCACCGGAGGAGGttccaaaaagaagaacggaaaATAG
- the CysRS gene encoding Cysteinyl-tRNA synthetase encodes MSKRGQPAWQAPEAVDRPKLKLFNSLTRQKEDFVPLDGNNVTWYSCGPTVYDASHMGHARSYISFDILRRILSDYFGYNIHYVMNITDIDDKIIRRARQNHLFDEYAAEAQKLPLDELLGQQKEVLQRFQDTCAKNTDPDKKIMLDKTLQRMNDAVEALTKAVGKGDEREISEKRLLYLNEAKDPISDWLDSLKGAQINDNAVFEALPRYWEDQFHNDMKSLNILPPDVLTRVSEYVPQIVTFIQKIIDNGLAYAANNSVYFDVNGFDKREKHHYAKLVPEAYGDTKSLQEGEGDLSIAEDRLSEKRSANDFALWKASKAGEPWWDSPWGKGRPGWHIECSAMASDIFGPTFDIHTGGVDLKFPHHDNELAQSEAAFNESEWVKYFLHTGHLTIAGCKMSKSLKNFVTIQEALKKHSATQLRLAFLLHSWKDTLDYSENTMEMATQYEKFLNEFFLNVKDLTRHVLSEEPRRQFDAWTEVEAALQKKFSNAQVQVHASLCDNIDTRSALDAIRELVSVSNVYIRDNKTRLNSLLLRNVATYITDLLHVFGAISGPRGGIGFPVSGGSGAQAAGADLETTVLPYVQSLAEFRYLVREQAKTLKAFDILKLCDDLRDNVLPNLGVRLEDKDIGKYAVKLVDRDSLLREREAKLAAEAEKAAEKERKKQAAAEAAAAKEAQRRVNPKEMFLAETEKYSAFDENGLPTHDKEGKEVSKGQIKKLQKLQQQQEQRYNEYLASIEKA; translated from the exons ATGTCGAAACGTGGGCAACCGGCGTGGCAAGCTCCCGAGGCGGTGGATCGGCCGAAACTGAAGCTGTTCAACAGCCTGACGCGACAGAAGGAGGACTTCGTGCCGCTGGACGGCAATAATGTAACGTGGTATAGCTGCGGACCCACCGTCTACGATGCCTCACACATGGGGCATGCTAG ATCTTACATTTCCTTCGACATTCTGCGGCGCATTCTGTCCGACTACTTTGGCTACAACATTCACTATGTGATGAACATTACGGACATCGACGACAAGATCATAAGGCGTGCGCGGCAGAATCATCTCTTCGACGAGTACGCTGCTGAGGCGCAAAAGCTGCCACTGGATGAGCTGCTGGGTCAGCAAAAGGAGGTACTGCAGCGGTTTCAGGATACATGCGCCAAGAATACAGATCCCGACAAGAAGATTATGCTCGACAAGACACTGCAGCGGATGAACGATGCTGTGGAGGCGCTGACCAAGGCCGTTGGCAAGGGTGATGAGCGGGAGATATCCGAGAAGCGGCTGCTTTACCTAAACGAAGCCAAGGATCCAATTTCCGACTGGTTGGACTCGCTAAAGGGTGCTCAGATCAATGATAATGCAGTATTTGAGGCACTGCCGCGGTACTGGGAAGACCAGTTCCACAACGACATGAAATCGCTAAAT ATTCTCCCGCCAGATGTTTTAACTCGCGTTTCGGAGTACGTGCCACAAATCGTCACCTTTATTCAAAAGATTATCGACAATGGCTTGGCCTATGCAGCCAACAACTCCGTTTATTTCGATGTAAATGGCTTCGACAAGAGGGAAAAGCATCATTATGCTAAGCTGGTGCCAGAAGCATATGGCGACACCAAGTCCCTGCAAGAAGGTGAAGGCGATCTGTCCATCGCAGAGGATCGTCTCTCCGAGAAGCGTTCTGCCAATGACTTTGCCTTGTGGAAGGCGAGCAAAGCCGGCGAACCCTGGTGGGATAGCCCTTGGGGCAAGGGCCGTCCAGGCTGGCACATTGAATGCTCGGCCATGGCCTCGGATATCTTTGGGCCCACGTTTGATATACACACTGGCGGTGTGGACTTAAAGTTCCCTCATCACGACAACGAGCTTGCCCAATCGGAGGCCGCTTTTAATGAGTCGGAGTGGGTTAAGTACTTCCTGCACACGGGTCACCTCACCATAGCTGGCTGCAAGATGTCCAAGTCGCTGAAGAACTTTGTCACCATCCAGGAAGCTCTTAAAAAGCATTCCGCCACCCAGCTGCGACTGGCGTTCCTGCTACACTCGTGGAAGGATACTCTTGACTACTCAGAAAACACCATGGAAATGGCCACCCAATACGAAAAGTTCCTCAAT GAGTTCTTCCTGAATGTCAAGGATCTGACGCGGCATGTGCTCTCCGAAGAGCCCCGCCGGCAGTTTGATGCCTGGACAGAAGTTGAGGCGGCTTTGCAGAAGAAATTCTCAAATGCTCAGGTCCAAGTACACGCCAGCTTGTGTG ACAACATTGATACTCGCAGCGCCCTTGACGCCATTCGAGAGCTGGTATCCGTGTCCAATGTCTACATTCGCGACAATAAGACTAGACTCAACAGTCTGCTGCTCCGAAACGTAGCCACATATATCACCGATCTGTTGCACGTGTTTGGCGCAATATCTGGTCCTCGCGGTGGCATTGGCTTCCCCGTTAGTGGTGGCTCGGGAGCACAAGCTGCCGGCGCGGATTTAGAAACTACGGTTTTGCCTTACGTTCAATCGCTGGCTGAATTCCGCTACTTGGTGCGGGAGCAAGCCAAAACTCTGAAGGCCTTCGACATCCTGAAGCTCTGCGATGATCTACGCGACAATGTGCTGCCCAATTTGGGCGTGCGACTGGAGGACAAGGATATTGGAAAGTATGCCGTAAAGCTAGTCGACCGCGACTCACTTTTACGAGAACGGGAGGCAAAGCTGGCCGCCGAAGCGGAGAAGGCAGCAGAAAAGGAGCGCAAGAAGCAGGCGGCTGCGGAGGCTGCAGCTGCGAAAGAAGCCCAGCGACGTGTGAATCCCAAGGAAATGTTCCTGGCCGAAACCGAAAAGTACTCAGCGTTCGACGAAAAT GGCCTTCCCACTCACGACAAGGAGGGCAAAGAAGTCAGTAAAGGACAGATCAAGAAGCTGCAGAAactccaacagcagcaggaacagcgTTACAATGAGTATTTGGCATCAATTGAGAAAGCCTGA
- the sotv gene encoding sister of tout-velu: MTKIKNLLSFVTQSRAISHTNPREHILNCLTYGLLVIVALCAGFLLWDLSSSPRDGFFHGKRDSHTLILDLEHIQELAVNPEAEQRARNVNCTFWDCLNIYKCEHDRLKVYIYPLQEFVDEQSDKTATTLSSEYFQILEAVLKSRYYTSNPNEACLFLPSLDLLNQNVFDKHLAGAALASLDFWDRGANHIIFNMLPGGAPSYNTVLDVNTDNAIIFGGGFDSWSYRPGFDVAIPVWSPRLVRQHAHATAQRKFLLVVAQLNILPRFVRTLRELSLAHSEQLLLLGACENLDLTMRCPLSQHHKSLEYPRLLSRGKFCLLGRSLRMGQPDLVEIMSQHCIPVIAVDNYVLPFEDVIDWSLASVRIRENELHSVMQKLKAISSVKIVEMQKQVQWLFSKYFKDLKTVTLTALEVLESRIFPLRARSSRQWNTIDTNARSTFNPLFLPSLAPKSQGFTAVILTYDRVESLFLLIQKLAVVPSLQSILVIWNNQKKSPPHLSTFPSISKPLKIRQTKENKLSNRFYPYPEIETEAILTIDDDIIMLTTDELDFGYEVWREFPDHIVGFPSRIHVWENVTMRWHYESEWTNQISMVLTGAAFHHKYWSHMYTHAMPGDIKDWVDEHMNCEDIAMNFLVANITNNPPIKVTPRKKFKCPECTNTEMLSADLNHMRERSACIDRFSKIYGRMPLRTVEFRADPVLFRDNFPDKLKRYNDIGSL; this comes from the exons atgacaaaaataaagaatCTGCTGAGTTTTGTGACCCAGTCACGGGCCATATCGCACACCAATCCCAGGGAACATATACTTAACTGCCTGACCTATGGGCTACTAGTCATTGTGGCGCTCTGCGCGGGTTTTCTGCTTTGGGATCTCTCCAGCAGCCCACGGGATGGATTCTTCCATGGGAAAAGGGACTCGCACACATTAATCCTCGACCTGGAGCACATCCAGGAGCTTGCCGTAAATCCGGAGGCCGAACAGCGGGCACGGAATGTAAACTGCACCTTCTGGGACTGCCTGAACATCTACAAATGCGAGCACGACCGCCTAAAGGTCTACATCTATCCGCTGCAGGAGTTTGTTGACGAGCAGAGCGACAAAACGGCCACCACCCTGTCCAGCGAGTACTTCCAAATATTGGAGGCGGTACTAAAGAGTCGCTACTACACGTCCAATCCGAACGAAGCGTGCCTCTTTCTGCCCAGTTTGGATCTCCTGAACCAAAATGTCTTCGACAAGCACTTGGCGGGCGCTGCCTTGGCTTCACTGGACTTCTGGGATCGTGGTGCCAACCACATCATCTTTAATATGCTGCCCGGCGGAGCTCCATCCTATAACACTGTGCTGGATGTGAATACGGATAATGCCATCATTTTTGGCGGTGGCTTTGACTCTTGGTCTTATCGCCCGGGCTTTGATGTCGCCATTCCAGTCTGGAGTCCACGATTGGTGCGACAACATGCACATGCGACGGCCCAGAGGAAGTTCCTATTGGTAGTAGCCCAGCTGAACATTCTTCCGCGCTTTGTGAGGACTCTGAGGGAGTTATCTCTGGCTCACAGCGAGCAATTGCTTCTTTTGGGAGCCTGCGAGAACTTGGATCTCACAATGCGCTGCCCTTTGTCGCAGCACCACAAATCGCTGGAGTATCCTCGGCTGCTGTCTCGCGGTAAATTTTGCCTGCTAGGTCGTAGTCTTCGCATGGGTCAACCCGATCTAGTAGAGATTATGTCTCAGCACTGTATTCCCGTAATTGCCGTGGACAACTATGTGCTACCCTTCGAAGATGTGATTGATTGGTCATTGGCCTCCGTTCGTATACGCGAAAACGAACTGCATTCCGTAATGCAGAAGCTAAAAGCAATATCGAGTGTTAAGATAGTTGAAATGCAGAAGCAAGTGCAGTGGTTGTTCTCCAAGTACTTCAAAGATCTGAAGACTGTGACACTAACTGCTCTTGAGGTGCTGGAGAGTAGGATCTTTCCGCTGCGAGCCCGTAGCAGTCGTCAGTGGAATACCATTGATACCAACGCCCGTTCCACATTCAATCCCCTTTTCCTGCCGTCGCTGGCACCAAAGTCACAGGGCTTCACCGCCGTCATCCTCACCTACGATCGCGTGGAGAGTCTGTTCCTGCTGATTCAGAAGCTCGCTGTAGTGCCATCATTGCAAAGCATTTTAGTGATTTGGAATAATCAGAAAAAATCTCCACCGCACT tatCCACCTTTCCATCTATATCGAAACCGCTGAAAATTCGGCAAACCAAGGAGAACAAGCTATCCAATCGATTCTATCCATATCCAGAAATAGAAACGGAAGCTATCTTAACCATAGACGATGACATCATAATGCTGACCACTGATGAGTTGGATTTTGG CTATGAAGTTTGGCGAGAGTTTCCTGATCACATTGTTGGCTTTCCCAGTCGAATTCATGTTTGGGAAAATGTTACGATGCGCTGGCACTACGAATCGGAGTGGACGAACCAAATATCAATGGTTCTTACCGGCGCTGCTTTCCATCACAAGTACTGGAGTCACATGTACACACATGCCATGCCGGGTGATATCAAGGATTGGGTGGATGAGCACATGAATTGCGAGGACATTGCCATGAATTTTCTGGTGGCCAACATCACCAACAATCCGCCCATTAAGGTTACTCCTCGAAAGAAGTTTAAGTGCCCGGAGTGCACCAATACGGAAATGCTCTCCGCTGATCTGAATCACATGCGTGAACGTTCGGCTTGCATTGATCGCTTCTCCAAAATCTACGGCCGCATGCCACTTCGCACGGTGGAGTTCAGAGCGGACCCTGTGTTATTCCGGGACAATTTCCCGGACAAGTTGAAGCGTTACAATGATATTGGTAGCTTATAA
- the CG10731 gene encoding uncharacterized protein, isoform B: protein MLLLNKLPRITQLLARDPKDQRGIWGYVAVAFNQVDAERLSKVGANRLCAEWIIKNGGGVRFVESPSRLWKDYNSLPGENTQFCIKVVDASNSSIMKIGLEHLKDCRSIDTVIFHNCKHLENDGLEGLHHISSSLQRLQVSGCYNITDSGLAVIGELKNLRQLLIFDMIFVKNMEAVAASLKKQLPSCDIKATKMGLTLKPKE from the coding sequence ATGTTGTTGTTAAATAAGCTGCCCAGGATAACGCAACTACTCGCCAGAGATCCCAAGGATCAGCGAGGCATCTGGGGCTATGTGGCTGTCGCCTTCAACCAGGTGGACGCGGAACGTCTGTCGAAAGTGGGTGCCAACCGCCTGTGCGCCGAGTGGATTATTAAAAACGGAGGCGGAGTGCGCTTTGTGGAGAGTCCCTCCAGGCTGTGGAAGGATTACAACTCGTTGCCGGGAGAGAACACGCAGTTCTGCATCAAAGTGGTGGACGCGTCAAATTCGTCAATCATGAAAATAGGACTGGAGCACTTAAAGGACTGCCGGAGCATCGATACAGTCATCTTCCACAATTGCAAGCACTTGGAGAACGATGGCTTGGAGGGACTTCATCACATCAGCAGCTCCCTGCAGCGACTCCAGGTCTCCGGATGTTACAACATCACGGATTCCGGTCTTGCTGTGATCGGGGAGCTCAAGAATCTGCGACAACTGCTCATATTCGATATGATTTTCGTGAAGAACATGGAGGCTGTAGCCGCCTCTCTGAAAAAACAGCTTCCCAGCTGTGATATCAAGGCTACCAAGATGGGCCTAACTCTGAAGCCCAAAGAATAA